In a genomic window of Candidatus Omnitrophota bacterium:
- a CDS encoding adenylosuccinate synthase has product MMNIVLVGMQWGDEGKGKVIDILSQKVDYIVRYQGGNNAGHTVVVGKKEHIFHLIPSGILHSGKICCIGNGVVIDPQVLLAELKGLRKNGIGFSKRFKISTLAHLIMPYHKNLDQLRETKRKNKIGTTGRGIGPCYADKINRCGIRMVDLLNPGVLKNKLKDNLKEKNEIFKKVYRHPGFSFQKIYRQYLEYGKLFAPYVCDTAALLNEASDGKKDILLEGAQGTFLDIDFGTYPFVTSSSATSGGACIGTGISPVKIDCVIGVCKAYTTRVGEGPFPTEFAPGFGNFMRDKGNEFGATTGRPRRCGWFDAVIARQSVMLNGISKLAIMKMDVLDGLDKVKICTAYKYKGRIIKEFPSDFEVLSCAAPIYKEMPGWPNQPDKPKSFKELHPNARAYLLELQNLLKTKITMVSIGSSRKDTIFI; this is encoded by the coding sequence ATAATGAATATAGTTTTGGTTGGTATGCAGTGGGGGGACGAGGGCAAGGGGAAAGTGATCGATATCCTTTCCCAAAAAGTTGATTATATCGTGCGTTATCAAGGCGGTAATAATGCCGGCCATACTGTAGTGGTGGGTAAAAAGGAGCACATTTTTCATCTTATACCGTCGGGGATATTGCATTCCGGTAAGATTTGCTGCATCGGTAACGGGGTAGTCATCGATCCGCAAGTCCTTTTAGCCGAACTAAAGGGCTTGCGTAAAAACGGCATTGGTTTCAGCAAGCGTTTTAAGATCTCGACTTTAGCGCATTTGATTATGCCTTATCATAAGAATTTGGATCAGTTGCGCGAAACCAAGCGCAAGAATAAAATCGGCACTACCGGCAGGGGGATCGGCCCTTGTTACGCCGATAAAATTAACCGCTGCGGTATCCGCATGGTTGATTTGTTAAATCCCGGTGTCTTAAAAAATAAGCTTAAAGATAATCTTAAAGAAAAAAATGAGATTTTTAAAAAAGTTTACCGGCATCCGGGTTTTAGTTTTCAAAAAATCTACCGGCAATACCTTGAATATGGAAAATTGTTTGCTCCCTATGTTTGCGATACGGCCGCATTATTGAATGAGGCAAGCGACGGAAAAAAAGATATTTTATTGGAGGGGGCTCAGGGAACATTCCTGGATATTGATTTCGGGACATACCCTTTTGTCACCTCTTCTTCGGCAACCTCAGGCGGAGCCTGCATCGGCACAGGCATCTCTCCGGTTAAGATCGATTGTGTCATCGGAGTCTGCAAGGCTTATACGACCCGGGTCGGAGAGGGGCCGTTTCCCACGGAGTTTGCGCCGGGTTTTGGTAATTTCATGCGCGATAAAGGGAATGAATTTGGCGCAACTACCGGCAGGCCGCGCAGATGCGGCTGGTTTGACGCGGTGATTGCCAGGCAATCCGTGATGCTCAACGGTATTAGCAAGCTGGCGATTATGAAAATGGATGTGCTTGACGGGTTAGATAAAGTAAAAATCTGCACTGCCTATAAATATAAAGGCAGGATAATTAAAGAGTTTCCTTCTGATTTTGAGGTTTTAAGTTGCGCTGCCCCGATTTATAAAGAAATGCCTGGCTGGCCGAATCAACCGGATAAGCCAAAATCGTTTAAAGAATTGCATCCTAATGCCCGTGCTTATCTTCTAGAGTTACAAAACCTGCTTAAAACGAAAATAACCATGGTTTCAATAGGATCCTCCAGAAAAGATACTATTTTTATCTAA
- a CDS encoding DUF4912 domain-containing protein, producing MKKILKKSRELLRKAISKTNSKLNLKKKAKPAKVSSQPNTDTLSFQETAIANTKFSHAENISFVRTMPQELPAFYDQDKIVLQVRDPHWLHTYWELRAQTIEGLKAKLGDEFHRARKVLRVYDVTSVIFNGSNANRFFDITINDFANSWYIDTAGPGRCWCVDLGLMLADGRFITILRSNVVQTPLDGPSWVTDEEWMIPDDLFARLYGMGFGLGRSSPVGGAWQERIKQGLFSSGVSSSPVKKEIKERSFWLKVDCELIVYGATEPDAKVTVQGAPIKLRPDGTFTLRYYLPDGKQVIPVKATSADQLEERAITPIVTRETK from the coding sequence ATGAAGAAGATCTTGAAGAAATCCAGGGAATTATTGAGGAAGGCAATTTCTAAAACAAATTCCAAGTTAAATCTAAAGAAGAAAGCAAAACCCGCAAAAGTTTCTAGCCAGCCGAATACCGATACTTTAAGCTTTCAAGAGACGGCCATAGCGAATACAAAATTCTCGCATGCGGAGAATATTTCTTTTGTGCGCACCATGCCGCAGGAGCTGCCTGCTTTTTATGATCAGGATAAAATTGTTTTACAGGTACGCGATCCGCATTGGCTGCATACATATTGGGAACTAAGGGCCCAGACTATTGAAGGGCTAAAAGCCAAATTAGGGGATGAATTTCACCGGGCCAGGAAAGTTTTAAGGGTTTATGATGTCACTAGCGTAATATTTAACGGCTCTAATGCCAATCGTTTTTTTGATATTACAATCAATGATTTTGCCAACAGCTGGTATATCGATACCGCCGGCCCCGGCCGTTGTTGGTGCGTGGATTTGGGATTAATGTTAGCCGATGGCAGATTCATTACTATTTTACGTTCAAATGTTGTGCAAACTCCTTTAGATGGGCCATCCTGGGTTACTGACGAAGAATGGATGATTCCCGATGATCTGTTTGCCCGGCTTTATGGAATGGGCTTTGGTTTAGGCAGGAGCTCTCCGGTAGGCGGCGCCTGGCAGGAACGCATAAAACAGGGGCTGTTTAGTTCGGGGGTATCCTCAAGCCCGGTAAAAAAAGAGATAAAAGAAAGAAGCTTTTGGTTAAAGGTTGATTGTGAATTAATTGTTTACGGAGCAACTGAACCTGATGCTAAAGTAACGGTGCAGGGAGCGCCGATTAAATTAAGGCCGGATGGCACATTTACCTTGCGTTATTATTTACCCGACGGAAAACAGGTAATCCCGGTTAAAGCAACCTCCGCGGATCAATTAGAAGAGCGCGCTATTACCCCAATCGTAACTCGAGAAACCAAGTAA
- a CDS encoding DUF1957 domain-containing protein, which produces MTKGYLCLVLHGHLPFVRHPEHEDFLEEDWLYEAITETYVPLISVFEGLVNDGIDFRITMTLSPTLISMLADSLLQERYLKHINKLIELSQKEIERTKWQPDFRNLAVMYFNRFSHARDTFQKYNSNLVHAFKKFQDLGKLEIITCGATHGFFPLMDVCRDSVRAQVKVAANHYENTFGRRPRGIWLPECGFYPGHDEILKEAGIRYFFTDAHGLLHGTPRPKYGVFAPVYCKGTGVAAFGRDLESSKQVWSSIEGYPGDYNYREFYRDVGFDLEFDYIKPYIHPDGVRINTGIKYYRITGTGNHKEPYVPEWARGKAAEHAGNFMFNRQKQAGYLNDLMGKPPIIISPYDAELFGHWWYEGPMWLDFLFRKVACDQQEIRMVTPSEYLDQNPRNQVITPSLSSWGYKGYSEMWLQGTNDWIYRHLHMASSRMSELAKSFPGASGLARRALNQALRELLLAQSSDWGFILGTGTHTSYAIRRTKDHLLRFNRIYEDVKSNNIDENWLSDVEYKDNLFPNIDYQLHR; this is translated from the coding sequence ATGACTAAAGGATACCTTTGTTTAGTTTTACACGGACATCTGCCTTTTGTGCGCCATCCGGAACATGAGGATTTCCTCGAGGAGGATTGGCTCTATGAGGCAATTACCGAAACTTATGTGCCGCTGATTTCTGTTTTTGAGGGCCTGGTAAATGACGGGATAGATTTCCGCATTACCATGACTTTAAGCCCCACGCTTATCTCTATGCTTGCCGACTCCTTGCTGCAGGAGCGTTATCTCAAGCACATCAATAAGCTTATTGAGTTGTCCCAAAAAGAAATTGAGAGGACAAAATGGCAGCCGGATTTCCGGAACCTGGCAGTGATGTATTTTAACCGGTTTTCCCATGCCCGCGATACCTTTCAGAAATATAATTCTAACCTGGTCCATGCTTTCAAAAAATTTCAGGATTTAGGAAAACTTGAGATAATTACCTGCGGGGCCACGCATGGATTTTTTCCGCTGATGGATGTCTGCCGGGATTCGGTGCGCGCCCAGGTCAAGGTGGCAGCTAATCATTATGAAAACACCTTTGGCAGGAGGCCCAGGGGGATTTGGCTGCCGGAGTGCGGTTTTTACCCTGGCCATGATGAAATACTTAAAGAAGCAGGGATCCGTTATTTTTTTACCGATGCGCACGGCCTGCTGCATGGAACGCCGCGTCCTAAATACGGGGTTTTTGCTCCGGTTTATTGCAAAGGCACAGGCGTGGCCGCATTTGGCCGGGATCTGGAATCTTCAAAACAGGTTTGGTCTTCTATCGAGGGTTATCCCGGTGATTATAATTACCGGGAATTTTACCGGGATGTCGGCTTTGACCTGGAGTTTGATTATATCAAGCCTTATATTCATCCCGACGGAGTGCGCATTAACACGGGAATTAAATATTACCGGATTACCGGTACCGGAAATCATAAAGAGCCATATGTGCCGGAATGGGCAAGGGGCAAGGCGGCAGAACACGCGGGTAATTTTATGTTTAACCGCCAGAAGCAGGCAGGTTATCTTAATGACCTTATGGGCAAGCCGCCGATTATAATCTCTCCTTATGATGCCGAACTTTTTGGGCATTGGTGGTATGAAGGGCCGATGTGGCTGGATTTCTTATTCCGTAAGGTCGCCTGTGACCAGCAGGAGATCCGCATGGTCACTCCTTCTGAATACCTGGACCAGAATCCTCGTAACCAGGTGATCACCCCGTCGCTTTCCAGCTGGGGTTATAAAGGATACTCGGAAATGTGGTTGCAGGGAACAAACGATTGGATTTACCGCCACTTACACATGGCTTCAAGCCGGATGAGCGAATTGGCTAAGAGTTTCCCCGGGGCTAGCGGTTTAGCGCGCCGCGCATTAAACCAGGCCTTACGTGAATTGCTTCTGGCCCAGAGTTCCGATTGGGGTTTTATTCTGGGAACCGGAACGCACACCAGTTACGCGATACGCCGTACTAAAGACCATCTCTTAAGGTTCAACCGGATCTACGAAGATGTTAAATCTAATAATATCGATGAGAATTGGCTCTCTGACGTTGAATATAAAGACAACCTTTTTCCTAATATAGATTATCAACTTCATCGGTAG
- a CDS encoding phosphatidate cytidylyltransferase: protein MLIKRIITSAILISVISGVIFFDWLCGLAVTLFIIAGLYEYFVMLEKKGIKIYKYFGIGMGTIIPLSIMFRFEPTKGWELLFIVLALFFLILMQFRRRDNDGVIVDISTTLFGILYVSWFFSFLIKIRYLPGGLGFLAGLLLITKLGDIGAYLVGSRWGKKPLVPHISPKKTIEGAFGGLAFNILGALVSKLFLPFDYPQLLVAAVCCGVLGQLGDLSESLLKRDCQVKDSGNIFPGMGGALDQIDSLLFTAPVFYFYLSAIIK, encoded by the coding sequence ATGTTAATTAAAAGAATAATTACTTCTGCGATACTCATTAGTGTGATTTCGGGAGTAATCTTTTTTGATTGGTTGTGCGGCTTGGCGGTCACCCTTTTTATCATTGCCGGGCTTTATGAATATTTCGTGATGCTCGAGAAAAAGGGAATTAAGATCTATAAATATTTCGGGATCGGCATGGGGACAATCATTCCTTTGTCGATCATGTTCAGGTTTGAACCGACTAAAGGCTGGGAGCTGCTTTTTATTGTTTTGGCTTTGTTTTTTCTTATACTTATGCAGTTTCGGCGCCGGGATAACGATGGGGTGATTGTTGATATTTCGACCACGCTTTTTGGCATTCTTTATGTCTCTTGGTTTTTTAGTTTCCTGATTAAGATAAGGTATCTGCCCGGCGGATTGGGCTTTCTGGCCGGCCTGTTATTAATTACTAAATTAGGAGATATTGGAGCTTATTTAGTCGGCAGCAGATGGGGCAAGAAACCTTTGGTCCCGCATATCAGCCCGAAGAAGACCATTGAAGGAGCCTTCGGCGGTTTGGCATTTAATATCCTGGGGGCATTGGTTAGCAAGTTATTTTTACCCTTTGATTATCCGCAGTTGCTGGTTGCGGCAGTTTGCTGCGGCGTCCTTGGGCAGCTTGGGGATCTTTCGGAATCTTTGCTCAAACGGGACTGTCAGGTTAAGGATTCAGGAAACATATTCCCCGGTATGGGCGGGGCCTTAGATCAAATTGACAGCCTGCTTTTTACCGCACCGGTATTTTATTTCTATCTTAGCGCGATTATAAAATAA
- a CDS encoding isoprenyl transferase: MPDNPEIPKHVAFIMDGNGRWAKQRGLPRTAGHREGVQRVKEIIRGAPLLGIETVTFFAFSTENWSRPKNEVNVLMRYLDSFLGKEINELFKNNMRFVVIGRADPVPKYLQVKIKKAEEKTKDNTGLRVVLALNYGGRQEIVDAAKKFAKDVLAKKADPESLDEEGFRSYFYAADLTDPDLLIRTSFEMRISNFLLWQLSYSEFYFSHKYWPDFGISQLKEAIKEYQKRERRFGGIDVN; the protein is encoded by the coding sequence ATGCCGGATAATCCCGAAATCCCCAAACATGTAGCTTTTATTATGGACGGTAACGGCCGTTGGGCAAAGCAAAGAGGCCTGCCGCGCACTGCCGGGCATAGAGAGGGTGTGCAGCGGGTAAAAGAAATTATCCGCGGCGCCCCTTTGTTGGGTATTGAAACGGTTACTTTCTTTGCTTTTTCGACCGAGAACTGGAGCCGGCCAAAAAATGAAGTAAATGTTTTAATGCGTTATCTGGACAGTTTTTTGGGCAAAGAAATTAACGAGTTGTTTAAGAATAATATGCGTTTTGTGGTTATCGGACGCGCTGATCCGGTTCCTAAATATCTCCAGGTAAAAATTAAAAAAGCTGAGGAGAAAACCAAGGATAACACCGGCTTAAGAGTTGTCCTGGCTTTGAATTATGGAGGCAGGCAGGAAATTGTGGATGCTGCCAAAAAATTTGCCAAAGATGTATTGGCTAAAAAGGCCGATCCGGAGAGCCTGGACGAAGAAGGATTCCGGAGTTATTTTTATGCCGCCGACCTTACGGACCCGGATCTTTTAATCCGCACCAGTTTTGAGATGCGCATCAGTAATTTTTTACTTTGGCAGCTTTCTTACTCTGAGTTTTATTTTTCGCATAAATACTGGCCGGATTTTGGGATTAGCCAGCTAAAAGAGGCGATTAAGGAGTATCAAAAAAGGGAGAGAAGATTCGGAGGTATCGATGTTAATTAA
- a CDS encoding OmpA family protein, which yields MKNNFLKIALVLFISFSLTGCTFIFQKGRRSDVQKIEELSSQLDELSRSKSLLEQKLSREINDKQIKLQMMEKGLVITVVGDLLFDSGKAKIRSEAYPLLDKVSSVLKDNMRQFNVGIEGHTDNAPIKHSGWKSNWELSSARALSVLHYLDKDQGISPERLSAIGYGEYRPVASNETKDGRKQNRRVEIVILPNVTKVKGESSSSPELKEPQENLK from the coding sequence ATGAAAAATAATTTTTTAAAAATCGCATTAGTTCTATTTATAAGTTTCAGTTTAACCGGTTGTACTTTTATTTTTCAAAAAGGCAGGCGTTCTGATGTTCAAAAAATTGAAGAATTAAGCAGCCAGCTGGATGAACTTTCCCGCTCAAAGAGCCTGTTGGAGCAAAAGCTTAGCCGGGAGATAAATGACAAACAGATAAAACTTCAGATGATGGAAAAAGGATTGGTCATTACCGTAGTCGGCGACCTTCTCTTTGACTCCGGGAAAGCCAAGATTAGGTCTGAAGCTTATCCTTTGTTAGATAAGGTATCTTCGGTATTAAAAGATAATATGCGCCAGTTCAATGTGGGCATCGAAGGCCATACGGATAACGCGCCGATTAAGCATTCCGGTTGGAAATCAAACTGGGAGCTTTCTAGTGCCCGGGCCTTAAGTGTTTTGCATTATTTGGATAAGGACCAGGGTATATCTCCTGAGCGCTTATCCGCGATCGGATATGGAGAATACCGTCCGGTTGCTTCTAATGAGACTAAAGATGGGCGTAAACAGAACCGCAGAGTAGAGATAGTCATACTGCCCAATGTTACCAAAGTTAAAGGTGAGTCTTCCAGTTCCCCTGAATTGAAAGAACCCCAGGAGAATCTTAAATAA